One Eurosta solidaginis isolate ZX-2024a chromosome 5, ASM4086904v1, whole genome shotgun sequence DNA segment encodes these proteins:
- the RpS17 gene encoding small ribosomal subunit protein eS17, which produces MGRVRTKTVKKAAKVIIEKYYTRLTLDFHTNKRICEEVAIIPTKPLRNKIAGYVTHLMGRLRHSQVRGISIKLQEEERERRDNYVPAVSALEQDIIEVDSDTKEMLKLLDFHNIRGLQLTQPATGGTFNRRN; this is translated from the exons ATG GGTCGTGTCAGAACAAAAACTGTCAAGAAGGCCGCGAAGGTTATAATCGAGAAATACTATACGCGCTTAACGTTGGATTTTCATACCAATAAACGGATATGTGAAGAAGTGGCTATTATTCCCACAAAACCATTGAGAAATAAAATAGCCGG ATATGTTACCCATTTGATGGGGCGTTTGCGCCACTCCCAGGTGCGTGGTATATCAATTAAACTACAAGAAGAGGAACGTGAACGCCGTGATAATTACGTTCCAGCTGTATCTGCATTAGAACAGGATATAATTGAAGTTGATTCTGATACAAAAGAGATGTTGAAATTACTTGATTTCCATAATATACGAGGCTTGCAGCTAACCCAACCTGCGACCGGCGGTACCTTCAATAGAAGAAACTAA